One Bacteroidota bacterium genomic region harbors:
- a CDS encoding PhnA domain-containing protein — MDFEAELKERSGNTCELCGSVNELSVYTVPPNTNIQASTCVYVCEKCLKQIEKKEELDPAHWSCLKDSMWSEVPAVQVVSWRLLNRMKHESWAADAIDMMYFDDDQMEWAKATGEHLESENDEMHRDSNGALLQTGDSVTLIKSLDVKGSQINAKIGTVVKNIKLVADNTAQIEGKIEGQQIVILTKFVRKSS, encoded by the coding sequence ATGGATTTTGAAGCGGAATTGAAGGAAAGAAGCGGTAATACCTGTGAACTTTGCGGATCAGTGAATGAACTTTCGGTATATACCGTACCACCAAATACAAATATTCAGGCAAGCACTTGCGTTTATGTCTGTGAAAAGTGTTTGAAACAAATCGAGAAGAAAGAAGAACTCGATCCTGCGCATTGGTCATGTTTAAAGGACAGCATGTGGAGCGAAGTCCCGGCTGTGCAAGTAGTGTCATGGCGGCTTCTAAACAGAATGAAACACGAATCCTGGGCTGCGGATGCGATTGATATGATGTATTTCGACGACGATCAGATGGAGTGGGCTAAGGCTACAGGCGAACATCTTGAATCAGAAAATGATGAAATGCACCGCGATAGCAATGGCGCATTGTTGCAGACAGGAGATTCAGTTACCCTTATCAAATCCCTTGATGTAAAAGGTTCCCAGATCAACGCGAAGATTGGAACCGTTGTGAAGAATATTAAACTTGTTGCCGATAATACCGCACAAATAGAAGGTAAAATAGAAGGACAACAAATAGTTATTCTGACAAAATTTGTCAGAAAGTCTTCTTAA
- a CDS encoding T9SS type A sorting domain-containing protein, which yields MNSDSGVAAVYVQAMTRMGDTLFAGVAPSSGVYRTNDLGFYWQHINNTINNNSVRGFEVFGNKLIAYGTNGVWSTTDHGDAWSLISNPAGVGSCSVKLGGNIILGTNYGRVLISADTGRNWTADTIGLPSFVYINDILIKDGDIIISTAYDGMWSRPISPVGVSEIISSKNFAIYPNPAHDKFTIHWGEVQQKTQIKITDLSGRLIIKYEVTNSDHFVIDEKLKSGLYLIHLENIDFWATKKLAVD from the coding sequence GTGAATAGTGATAGTGGTGTAGCTGCGGTTTATGTGCAAGCAATGACACGAATGGGCGATACCCTATTTGCTGGTGTTGCACCATCCAGTGGAGTATACAGAACCAACGATTTAGGTTTCTACTGGCAGCATATAAATAATACTATAAACAATAATTCTGTTAGGGGTTTTGAAGTTTTTGGAAATAAACTCATAGCATATGGAACCAACGGAGTCTGGTCAACTACTGATCATGGTGACGCATGGTCACTCATCAGTAATCCTGCAGGGGTTGGATCCTGCTCAGTCAAACTGGGAGGAAATATTATTCTTGGAACCAATTACGGAAGAGTTCTTATATCAGCTGATACCGGACGAAACTGGACAGCCGATACTATCGGTTTGCCTTCATTTGTTTATATAAATGATATTTTAATAAAAGACGGAGACATCATTATTTCAACCGCTTATGACGGCATGTGGTCGAGGCCGATTTCACCAGTTGGCGTTTCCGAAATCATCAGCTCAAAGAATTTTGCAATTTATCCGAATCCTGCACATGACAAATTCACGATTCATTGGGGGGAAGTACAACAAAAAACACAGATAAAAATTACGGATCTATCCGGAAGACTGATTATTAAATACGAGGTCACTAATTCAGATCACTTTGTTATTGATGAAAAGCTGAAATCAGGATTGTATTTAATTCATCTAGAGAATATAGATTTTTGGGCAACGAAGAAGTTGGCGGTTGATTGA
- a CDS encoding T9SS type A sorting domain-containing protein, whose amino-acid sequence MKKIYITSLLLFLCNAFAFSQITIILSGCGSNTFTYYSTDPTGRNIYHDGSGQYSIEWNPASNEWVIVYLPGFSIGYSNSFTSLPDPPCYGVGTWALVTPGCGDVTGFFGNCQSTLTAVDEYTERWGFELFPNPGTGLFHMTGLADKSELDVFDMQGRMIFHSCIAGTQTTIDLLEKDKGIYLYRLRDMDGKTSQGKIILN is encoded by the coding sequence ATGAAAAAAATTTACATTACATCATTGCTGTTGTTTTTGTGCAATGCATTTGCTTTTTCACAAATTACAATCATTCTCAGTGGTTGTGGCTCCAATACGTTTACCTATTATTCCACGGACCCGACCGGTAGAAACATTTACCATGATGGAAGCGGACAATATTCCATTGAATGGAATCCGGCATCCAATGAATGGGTCATCGTTTATCTTCCAGGGTTTTCTATCGGTTATTCAAATTCCTTTACTTCTCTTCCCGATCCACCATGTTACGGTGTAGGTACCTGGGCATTGGTCACTCCGGGTTGTGGTGATGTTACCGGGTTTTTTGGGAATTGTCAGTCAACACTGACAGCGGTAGATGAATATACTGAACGTTGGGGTTTTGAATTATTTCCAAATCCCGGCACTGGTCTTTTCCATATGACAGGCCTGGCCGATAAGAGTGAACTTGATGTTTTTGATATGCAAGGAAGAATGATCTTTCATTCATGTATAGCAGGCACACAAACCACAATTGATTTATTGGAGAAAGATAAGGGTATTTACCTATACAGACTCCGTGATATGGATGGGAAAACTTCCCAGGGGAAAATAATACTAAATTAA
- a CDS encoding T9SS type A sorting domain-containing protein has product MKKIITVIYLLFTLLVSQESKAQWLSANLSTARYNLAATSGGDKAMFAGGIGMISIPYNIVDVYTGSSGIWSGGNLSTSRTDIAATSCGTKLFFAGGADDGILANFDVVDMYDGTTNGWAQMQLSVPRTKLAAASSGSQVFFAGGTNDGAAAAYKVVDVYDTATAQWTTTDLSVPRYFLSGASAGGKVVFAGGTDLNGGVFDVVDIYDVATSTWTTATLSEARFNCTATSCGNKIFIAGGLNSTGVASNHVDIYDVTTNTWTSDTLSMGRWFASSASVGNKVFFAGGMDANLATMYDIVDIYDTTTQTWMVSHLTTGRAWAAATSIGDLFMIGGGINETFAPLSSVEIYTVLTGVNDPIAESGPEVFPNPVADHLNFFNTIQHGSMEITNALGEIVYQKNLDNQSDLISITTNQFSKGVYILRINDEGKSSFRKFIKN; this is encoded by the coding sequence ATGAAAAAAATTATTACAGTCATTTATCTTTTATTCACGCTCTTGGTATCTCAAGAGTCCAAGGCACAATGGTTATCCGCTAATTTGTCAACGGCGAGATACAATCTTGCCGCGACTTCAGGTGGCGATAAGGCAATGTTTGCCGGCGGAATCGGAATGATCAGCATTCCATATAATATAGTGGATGTTTATACCGGATCAAGCGGGATTTGGTCAGGAGGAAATTTGTCGACATCAAGAACCGATATCGCCGCGACATCCTGTGGAACCAAATTATTTTTTGCCGGTGGAGCCGATGACGGAATTCTTGCCAATTTTGATGTAGTGGATATGTACGACGGTACCACGAACGGCTGGGCCCAAATGCAGCTGAGTGTTCCGCGTACAAAGCTGGCAGCGGCTTCCAGCGGGAGTCAGGTCTTTTTTGCCGGTGGAACAAATGATGGCGCTGCCGCTGCTTATAAAGTGGTAGATGTGTACGATACTGCTACAGCCCAATGGACAACAACCGACTTATCAGTTCCGAGATATTTTCTCTCAGGAGCAAGCGCGGGCGGAAAAGTTGTTTTTGCCGGGGGAACAGATTTGAACGGAGGAGTTTTCGATGTGGTAGATATCTACGATGTCGCTACTTCTACATGGACAACCGCGACATTGTCGGAAGCCCGTTTCAATTGTACTGCCACTTCTTGTGGTAATAAAATTTTTATCGCCGGAGGTTTAAATAGCACCGGTGTTGCAAGTAATCATGTAGATATCTATGATGTGACAACCAACACATGGACCAGCGATACACTTTCGATGGGACGCTGGTTTGCTTCTTCCGCTTCTGTCGGAAATAAAGTATTTTTCGCGGGAGGGATGGATGCGAACCTTGCAACCATGTATGATATCGTTGACATTTATGACACAACAACACAAACATGGATGGTTTCTCACCTTACCACAGGTAGAGCCTGGGCCGCTGCTACATCCATTGGGGATTTGTTTATGATTGGTGGAGGAATAAATGAAACATTTGCTCCACTGAGTTCTGTTGAAATTTATACTGTATTGACCGGAGTGAATGACCCCATTGCGGAATCCGGACCGGAAGTATTTCCAAACCCTGTCGCTGATCACTTGAATTTTTTCAATACGATTCAGCATGGATCCATGGAAATCACAAATGCTTTGGGTGAAATTGTTTATCAGAAAAATCTGGACAATCAGTCGGATCTGATCAGCATTACAACTAACCAATTCAGTAAAGGAGTTTATATTTTAAGAATTAATGATGAGGGAAAAAGCTCCTTCCGCAAGTTTATAAAGAACTAA
- a CDS encoding DUF3857 domain-containing protein, whose protein sequence is MKKFILAFILYLHIFQPAKSQSFSYRKADFSWPAEKPVAISVDPVFEKEDAVILDEKCLYNISGNQAPPYNYISTSGRGFYVDESSDSKSPIVQKHIRIKYLTTAGIQKHNSFALPESFDPSHDLNIVPYLKRDKIRRPRGEFECIRYFSARIWKPDGKVQPAEIQENQEVEIQPRAGRDLTFYNWIFKITNLQVGDELEMEYAYEGSFTYQPSSHLYFNSDLPKQNYQLTFRHKLNDTYMIFNHNGAAPVDTQIVQGNTMKYKDYIYREKNLKGGINESGGRPINELPYLTFYIHHLDYGQTGDNSGLVMYPLPYPWWYALSPLLGFEKDNLKLQLKKMDNSTTRMNAFFDDEIRKAADTSASTIMSVIQHTIADEFNYLDDIDFIEGSDNGLEKFGKNIENKTLRYISRLRLYEELFLRVDREYYLTILHDKRTDAINPAQYERMGSEEFCYVLPQNNQLNFYYPKSSRFGYEANELPFYYENVIAPLVPQHLPATQKKDVLPDVEFKFIRTPKSDHADNTRRTNGLVQISLDSYSANTKGKLKLSGQFSTLTRGYFLYEAKDTTISPNYYKSVLDLADAGQKATIEKDEISSVFPYNASFTYSFRKSNFVNKDKEGDYTFSLNEWFNNYVDDNFSAKNRNLNYYPDFNSEDIHRFMLQFDQPVELLDAGEYNDTIANGFAHYIRHIEQKDPQNILIESTLIVHSEIVPAQNAGDVQTVYDAIRNWNKRTYRVRKL, encoded by the coding sequence ATGAAAAAATTCATTCTCGCTTTTATTTTATACCTCCACATTTTTCAGCCGGCTAAATCTCAAAGTTTCAGTTATCGGAAAGCAGATTTTTCATGGCCTGCGGAAAAGCCAGTCGCAATTTCAGTTGATCCCGTTTTTGAAAAAGAAGACGCAGTAATTCTTGATGAAAAATGCCTGTATAATATTTCCGGTAACCAGGCTCCGCCATACAATTATATTTCGACCTCAGGAAGGGGTTTTTATGTCGATGAATCCTCCGATAGCAAGTCGCCTATCGTGCAGAAACACATTCGGATTAAATATCTCACAACTGCCGGCATCCAGAAACATAACAGCTTTGCATTGCCTGAGAGTTTTGACCCTTCTCACGATCTGAACATTGTACCATATTTGAAAAGAGACAAAATTCGCCGGCCGAGAGGTGAATTTGAGTGCATCCGCTATTTTTCCGCAAGGATCTGGAAGCCGGATGGTAAAGTGCAGCCCGCAGAAATACAGGAAAACCAGGAAGTAGAGATTCAGCCACGTGCTGGAAGAGATTTGACTTTTTACAATTGGATTTTTAAGATCACTAATCTTCAGGTTGGTGATGAACTGGAAATGGAGTACGCCTATGAAGGGTCTTTTACTTATCAGCCCTCATCTCATTTGTACTTTAACAGTGATCTCCCAAAACAAAATTACCAACTTACTTTTCGACACAAATTAAATGACACCTATATGATTTTCAATCACAATGGGGCGGCTCCGGTGGATACTCAAATTGTTCAGGGAAATACAATGAAATACAAAGATTACATCTACCGGGAGAAAAATTTAAAAGGCGGAATTAACGAAAGCGGAGGCCGTCCAATAAATGAATTGCCATATCTCACATTTTATATTCATCACCTCGATTACGGTCAAACCGGAGATAACAGCGGTCTGGTCATGTATCCTTTACCTTATCCCTGGTGGTATGCGCTATCGCCTTTGCTGGGTTTTGAAAAAGACAATCTGAAATTGCAGCTCAAAAAAATGGACAATTCTACCACTCGTATGAATGCATTCTTTGATGATGAAATCAGAAAAGCCGCAGACACATCAGCCTCCACAATAATGTCAGTCATTCAACATACGATTGCGGATGAATTCAATTACCTTGATGATATAGATTTTATCGAGGGATCTGATAATGGTTTGGAGAAGTTTGGGAAAAATATTGAAAATAAAACGCTCCGTTACATCAGCCGTTTACGATTATATGAGGAACTATTTTTACGTGTGGATCGGGAATATTATTTAACAATTTTACATGACAAGCGAACAGACGCGATTAATCCTGCACAATATGAACGCATGGGATCTGAAGAATTCTGTTATGTGCTTCCTCAAAACAACCAGCTGAATTTCTATTACCCAAAAAGCAGCCGTTTTGGTTACGAAGCGAATGAACTTCCCTTTTATTATGAAAATGTAATTGCACCACTGGTGCCACAACATCTTCCCGCTACTCAGAAAAAAGATGTTCTGCCTGATGTTGAATTTAAATTTATTCGAACACCAAAAAGTGATCATGCTGACAATACAAGAAGAACAAATGGGCTGGTTCAAATATCTCTTGATTCGTATTCAGCGAATACAAAGGGAAAATTAAAACTGAGCGGACAATTTTCTACACTAACCAGAGGTTACTTTTTATACGAAGCAAAGGACACTACCATTAGTCCGAATTACTACAAATCGGTTCTTGATCTGGCCGATGCCGGACAAAAGGCAACAATAGAAAAAGATGAGATAAGCTCCGTATTTCCTTACAATGCTTCATTTACTTATAGTTTTCGAAAATCAAATTTTGTAAACAAAGACAAAGAGGGCGATTACACTTTTTCACTCAATGAATGGTTTAACAATTATGTAGACGATAATTTTTCAGCTAAAAACAGAAATCTGAATTATTACCCTGACTTCAATTCTGAGGATATCCATCGTTTCATGCTTCAGTTCGATCAACCCGTAGAATTACTGGATGCGGGTGAATACAATGATACGATTGCGAACGGGTTCGCGCATTACATCAGACATATAGAACAAAAAGACCCTCAAAATATTTTAATCGAAAGCACATTAATTGTTCATTCCGAAATTGTACCTGCTCAAAATGCCGGTGACGTACAAACCGTCTATGATGCCATCCGAAACTGGAATAAAAGGACCTACCGTGTCAGAAAACTGTGA
- a CDS encoding response regulator transcription factor — protein MLKIIIFEDNQQLREMMCQLINGTEGFICVGAYPDAGDLDHRVEKAEPDVALMDIDLPGISGIEATRQIKIKFPAVNILIQSVFSDEDKVFEAICAGASGYLLKNTPPAMLLSALQDVQSGGSPMSSSIARKVLLAFQRNMKFGKKENFNLSDREIQVLQLLVEGLSYKMIAEACSISLDGVRFHSRNIYEKLHVHSKSEAIIKAIKHKIV, from the coding sequence ATGCTTAAAATAATCATTTTTGAAGATAATCAACAGCTGAGAGAAATGATGTGCCAGCTAATTAACGGCACTGAAGGATTTATTTGTGTGGGCGCCTATCCGGATGCAGGCGATCTCGATCATCGCGTGGAAAAAGCTGAACCAGATGTTGCATTGATGGACATTGATCTGCCGGGGATTTCCGGTATTGAAGCGACCAGACAAATAAAAATCAAATTTCCCGCAGTAAATATCCTTATTCAATCTGTTTTTTCGGATGAAGACAAAGTTTTTGAAGCAATTTGTGCAGGAGCTTCAGGTTATCTATTGAAAAATACGCCCCCGGCAATGTTACTCAGCGCGTTACAGGATGTGCAATCCGGCGGCTCGCCGATGAGTTCATCCATTGCAAGAAAGGTGTTGCTGGCCTTTCAAAGAAATATGAAATTCGGCAAGAAGGAAAATTTTAATTTGTCCGATCGGGAGATTCAGGTACTTCAATTGCTCGTAGAAGGATTGAGTTACAAAATGATCGCTGAAGCCTGTTCTATTTCATTGGATGGAGTCCGTTTTCATTCACGAAACATTTATGAAAAGCTTCATGTTCACTCAAAATCTGAAGCCATTATCAAAGCCATCAAACACAAGATTGTGTAA
- a CDS encoding bifunctional hydroxymethylpyrimidine kinase/phosphomethylpyrimidine kinase, with amino-acid sequence MSLVVVGTVAFDAIETPFGKTDKIIGGAATYSGTSAAYFTKNIKLVSVVGDDFPMEMIEQFRKSGMSTEGLQIKKGQKTFFWSGKYHIDMNTRDTLDTQLNVLLDFDPVIPDSYQDCEFLMLSNLMPQLQKKVIERIHKRPRLIVMDTMNFWMETQWDALMDTIKLVDVLTVNDSEARQLTNEHSLVKAAQKILAMGPKYLIIKKGEHGALLFNKEQVFFAPALPLEDVFDPTGAGDTFAGGFIGHIAQTRDISFENMKRGIIYGSAMASFCVEKFGLERLVDLQHPEIEERVQQFIDLVQFDIELV; translated from the coding sequence ATGAGCCTGGTAGTAGTTGGAACAGTGGCCTTTGATGCCATCGAAACACCTTTTGGAAAAACGGATAAAATTATTGGTGGCGCAGCGACCTATTCAGGTACTTCGGCCGCCTATTTTACCAAAAACATTAAGCTTGTATCCGTTGTTGGCGACGATTTCCCTATGGAAATGATTGAACAGTTCCGTAAATCCGGAATGTCGACCGAAGGTCTGCAAATCAAAAAAGGACAAAAGACATTTTTCTGGTCAGGGAAATATCATATCGATATGAATACCCGGGATACACTTGATACCCAGCTCAATGTGCTTTTGGATTTTGATCCAGTGATCCCTGATTCTTACCAGGATTGTGAATTCCTGATGCTCAGCAACCTGATGCCGCAGCTTCAGAAAAAAGTCATCGAGCGCATTCACAAACGTCCGCGTCTGATCGTGATGGACACCATGAATTTCTGGATGGAGACACAATGGGATGCATTGATGGATACCATCAAGCTGGTGGATGTTCTTACTGTAAACGATTCAGAAGCACGACAACTTACCAATGAGCATTCGCTTGTAAAAGCGGCACAAAAAATCCTTGCGATGGGACCAAAATACCTCATCATCAAAAAAGGAGAGCACGGTGCTTTGTTGTTTAATAAAGAACAAGTCTTTTTCGCGCCTGCATTACCACTCGAAGATGTATTCGATCCGACAGGAGCAGGCGATACTTTCGCCGGTGGTTTCATCGGCCACATCGCGCAAACCCGCGACATCAGTTTTGAAAATATGAAGCGTGGAATTATTTACGGTTCAGCGATGGCTTCATTCTGTGTCGAAAAATTTGGTCTCGAGCGTTTGGTAGATTTACAACATCCTGAGATCGAAGAGAGGGTTCAACAGTTTATTGACCTGGTGCAGTTCGATATTGAACTTGTTTAA
- a CDS encoding T9SS type A sorting domain-containing protein yields MNKNYFIFSLCLILSFNVIGQTAGMLDSTFNGTGRIQSSNIFQDIYNDVRIQSDQKIVASGVSLNSSYTGCVVVDRWNTDGSADTSFGTNGRVQLFIGNDSYAYDSYIRNDGKIIVAGIAYGHIGGFGVVLLQLNPNGSLDSTFGLNGVTIVDLTINDDFASAMAVQSDGKILISGTYTDTIYRNVPMVMRFTEQGQIDSTFGINGRAEIAVTGTDNELTSISVMGDGRIVAAGHYETAFTFFDVLLIRLLPNGDLDSTFGTDGVVIQSLTAGVEESFGMQLAANGKIVITGETTLPDFSFDVLLMQFDSTGALDAGFGNNGAVTFNNGVNDIGLDLEIQSDNKILVCGTSGGSWFDDRDFLLMRYNQDGTPDYTFGDSGVVYTQIDSSFDEANAMALQEDGKIVLAGKANDGVTNLDFAITRYYNDLFTAVQEHPLGQNISFYPNPIEQSSVLHLSFETNKNDKLIVEWFSIDGRLAGKNESISLSSGKNDISLLVPQGIKKGVYFVRLSGTNLNFVQRVVVN; encoded by the coding sequence ATGAATAAAAACTACTTCATTTTCAGTTTGTGTTTGATTTTATCGTTCAATGTAATTGGACAAACAGCCGGAATGCTGGATTCAACTTTTAACGGTACAGGCCGGATCCAATCCAGCAATATTTTTCAAGATATCTATAATGATGTCAGAATTCAAAGTGATCAAAAAATCGTTGCATCCGGAGTTTCCTTAAACTCAAGTTACACAGGATGTGTTGTTGTGGATCGCTGGAACACTGATGGCAGCGCGGATACTTCTTTTGGAACAAATGGAAGAGTACAGCTCTTTATCGGGAATGATTCTTATGCTTACGATTCCTATATCCGTAACGATGGAAAAATTATTGTAGCTGGAATTGCCTACGGTCATATCGGTGGATTTGGAGTAGTGCTGCTTCAACTGAACCCCAATGGTTCACTGGACAGCACTTTTGGTTTGAATGGAGTAACAATTGTGGATCTTACCATCAATGATGATTTTGCTTCCGCAATGGCTGTACAGTCGGATGGAAAAATTCTTATTTCCGGAACATATACAGATACAATTTACCGGAATGTTCCAATGGTGATGCGTTTTACTGAACAAGGACAAATTGATTCCACTTTCGGGATTAATGGCAGGGCTGAAATCGCGGTTACCGGAACAGATAATGAACTTACCAGCATCAGTGTGATGGGTGATGGACGGATCGTCGCAGCAGGACATTATGAAACTGCGTTTACTTTCTTTGATGTCCTGCTGATCCGCCTCCTTCCCAATGGTGACCTGGATTCAACTTTTGGTACTGATGGTGTAGTGATCCAGTCACTCACCGCCGGAGTTGAAGAATCTTTTGGTATGCAACTCGCCGCCAATGGAAAAATCGTCATCACCGGAGAAACAACGTTGCCGGATTTTTCTTTTGATGTACTGCTGATGCAATTCGACAGCACAGGTGCATTGGATGCAGGATTCGGAAATAATGGAGCGGTGACTTTTAATAATGGAGTGAACGACATCGGACTCGATCTGGAAATTCAAAGTGATAATAAAATCCTGGTTTGTGGTACCAGTGGCGGTTCCTGGTTTGATGACCGCGATTTTCTGCTGATGCGTTACAACCAGGATGGAACTCCGGATTATACTTTCGGCGACAGCGGTGTTGTGTACACACAAATCGATTCAAGTTTTGATGAAGCAAACGCGATGGCTCTCCAGGAAGATGGGAAAATCGTTTTGGCAGGAAAAGCGAACGATGGAGTCACAAACCTTGATTTTGCAATCACACGTTATTACAACGATTTGTTCACTGCAGTTCAGGAACATCCCTTGGGGCAAAATATTTCGTTCTATCCAAATCCGATTGAACAAAGTTCAGTATTGCATTTGAGTTTTGAGACAAATAAAAACGATAAACTTATTGTAGAATGGTTTTCGATTGATGGCAGATTAGCGGGAAAGAATGAATCTATATCATTGTCTTCCGGGAAAAATGATATTAGTTTGCTTGTACCACAAGGAATAAAAAAGGGTGTATATTTCGTAAGACTTTCCGGTACAAATTTGAATTTTGTACAGAGAGTGGTGGTGAACTGA
- a CDS encoding superoxide dismutase — MKDSNNSRRDFLRKSSFLALAGLGAQFFSSSILKAAGSPGQAGHAEFTLPPLPYAYDALEPHIDKMTMEIHHDKHHQAYITNLNKAMSEGDIHASLEELVTKASKYSTPIRNNAGGHWNHSFFWKIMKPGGGGAPTGKISEAITASFGTFDEFKTKFNEAAMKRFGSGWAWLTLDANGKLAVGSTPNQDNPLMDLSDFKGTPLMGIDVWEHAYYLKYQNKRADYVGAWWNLVNWEEVAGNLDLATKK, encoded by the coding sequence ATGAAGGATTCAAATAATTCCCGTCGTGATTTTCTAAGAAAGTCCTCTTTCCTTGCGCTTGCCGGATTAGGCGCGCAGTTTTTTTCATCTTCTATCCTAAAAGCAGCAGGCAGTCCCGGACAAGCCGGACATGCTGAGTTCACGCTTCCTCCTCTGCCCTATGCCTATGATGCACTCGAACCTCACATCGACAAAATGACGATGGAGATTCATCACGATAAACATCACCAGGCTTACATCACCAATCTGAACAAAGCGATGAGCGAAGGGGATATTCATGCTTCCCTCGAAGAACTCGTTACGAAAGCTTCAAAATATTCTACACCGATCCGGAATAATGCAGGGGGACACTGGAACCATTCGTTCTTCTGGAAAATTATGAAACCGGGTGGTGGTGGCGCGCCGACAGGAAAAATTTCCGAAGCGATAACTGCATCTTTCGGAACTTTCGATGAATTCAAAACCAAATTCAACGAAGCGGCGATGAAACGTTTTGGTTCCGGTTGGGCCTGGCTTACTCTTGACGCGAATGGAAAACTGGCAGTTGGTTCAACTCCGAACCAGGATAACCCACTCATGGATTTAAGCGATTTCAAAGGAACTCCATTGATGGGAATTGATGTGTGGGAACACGCCTATTATCTCAAATACCAAAACAAACGCGCCGATTATGTTGGTGCATGGTGGAACCTTGTGAATTGGGAAGAAGTCGCGGGGAACCTGGACCTGGCAACGAAGAAATAA